The following proteins are co-located in the Palaemon carinicauda isolate YSFRI2023 chromosome 3, ASM3689809v2, whole genome shotgun sequence genome:
- the LOC137637767 gene encoding uncharacterized protein produces the protein MLSDNGPEFVGWEFEQMLREWGIEHVYSTPYMPSANGLAERTVRTLTEILRMMSTCGNDWDLYVGRALWAYNATVHKSTGMSPCKFVLNFEKIIRPRLGVSEDDRDVWRKANKRFESFKVGERVMKEVIEKGRMNVNKVRDKFEGPYDVLEVGSSGLSYVLGKLCVGGIVEKIRAHHNQLRKWKEVPEYIQENGMSKWLKRNKGEPSMYEDLGLEGKQLVLVEYKKRKNTRALSKDERRGNFISKSENRNKYDKGVNVQVCMEDKCVNTDESWLSMNDTYSVCGFSLGDVKERMTNARVRDRRMISSMNESFTKVENVFDEMDELFTEMSVIIGPDENEVDMIVHDILDDRDLDRNSVNVANDCDKEEVNERVYGGPVTRSRGPVPDCDWVMKKIM, from the coding sequence atgttaagtgataatggccctgagtttgttggatgggagtttgagcagatgctaagagaatggggtattgaacatgtgtattcgactccttatatgccaagtgcgaatgggttggctgaaaggactgtaagaacattaactgaaattttgcgaatgatgagtacatgtggtaatgattgggatttgtatgttggtagagcgttgtgggcttacaatgcaacagtgcataagagtacgggtatgtctccatgtaagtttgttttaaattttgaaaagataataagaccgaggttgggtgtgtcggaggatgatagagatgtgtggaggaaagcaaataagaggtttgaaagctttaaagttggtgagagagtgatgaaagaagtaattgaaaagggtagaatgaatgtaaataaggtgcgtgataaatttgaaggtccctatgatgtgttagaagttggttcaagtggattaagttacgttttgggtaagttgtgtgtgggtggtattgtggaaaaaattagggcccaccacaaccagttgcgtaaatggaaagaggtacctgagtatatccaagagaatgggatgagtaaatggttgaaaaggaacaagggtgaacctagtatgtatgaggacttaggtctggaaggtaaacagttagtgttagtagaatataagaaaaggaagaatacaagagctttaagtaaagatgaaagaaggggaaattttataagtaaaagtgagaatagaaataagtatgacaagggtgtaaatgtgcaagtgtgtatggaagataaatgtgttaatacagatgaatcatggctgagtatgaatgatacctatagtgtgtgtggcttttccttaggtgatgtaaaagaaaggatgacgaatgcgagagtgagagataggagaatgattagtagtatgaatgaatcttttactaaagttgagaatgtttttgatgaaatggatgaactgtttacagaaatgagtgtaattatagggccagatgagaacgaggtagatatgattgtacatgatatattagatgatagggatttagataggaatagtgttaatgtagctaatgattgtgataaggaagaagtgaatgagagagtatatggaggcccagttactcggagtagaggtcccgttcccgactgcgactgggttatgaaaaaaataatgtaa